A genomic region of Sulfobacillus acidophilus DSM 10332 contains the following coding sequences:
- a CDS encoding hypothetical protein (PFAM: PAP2 superfamily): MAGALLARLSLIQQLDRSLSHTLAAVGTAWPVLNLVWVFAGFPLTVLLVGLRWLSRQPRQRWSILGAFLGGTLVEVLLKHGLATPFPHPTPEPLIYRQLEYWTNITPELLRHWLGRGGPAGTGTPIVHRWFVGSYPSGHTFRGTYTLGVLWPRRPTVRRVGALVIGFAVLATGGHWAIDAVGGWLLAELCLTVNDLWVPPVR; encoded by the coding sequence TTGGCGGGAGCCCTTTTGGCGCGATTGTCACTAATCCAGCAGCTGGATCGGAGCCTCAGCCATACTTTAGCCGCCGTCGGTACGGCCTGGCCGGTCTTGAATCTCGTATGGGTGTTTGCAGGATTCCCCCTAACCGTTTTGCTGGTCGGCCTGCGCTGGCTTTCTCGTCAACCGCGTCAACGATGGTCTATTCTGGGAGCCTTTCTCGGAGGAACCCTGGTTGAGGTGCTGTTGAAACACGGTTTGGCTACCCCGTTTCCACATCCTACGCCGGAGCCCTTGATCTATCGACAATTGGAATATTGGACCAATATCACGCCCGAACTGCTTCGACACTGGCTTGGACGGGGAGGACCGGCCGGAACCGGAACTCCGATTGTCCACCGCTGGTTTGTCGGTTCCTATCCCAGCGGACATACCTTTCGCGGTACCTACACCCTGGGCGTGTTATGGCCGCGCCGACCGACCGTCCGACGGGTTGGGGCCCTCGTGATCGGCTTCGCGGTATTAGCCACCGGCGGCCATTGGGCCATCGACGCCGTCGGCGGTTGGCTCCTGGCGGAGCTCTGCCTTACCGTGAATGATCTTTGGGTTCCCCCCGTTCGATAA
- a CDS encoding 3-mercaptopyruvate sulfurtransferase (PFAM: Rhodanese-like domain~COGs: COG2897 Rhodanese-related sulfurtransferase~InterPro IPR001763~KEGG: tel:tll0397 thiosulfate sulfurtransferase~PFAM: Rhodanese-like~PRIAM: 3-mercaptopyruvate sulfurtransferase~SMART: Rhodanese-like~SPTR: Thiosulfate sulfurtransferase) — translation MQSIPLHDMTDPLVEPKTLWQWLSAAVPGVIVADCRYRLTDPAAGYQLYQAGHIPGAYFLDLNRDLSGPPGVTGGGRHPLPDAAAFRRTMERLGLTPDHWVIAYDDEGSGAARLWWLLKFYGHDRVAVLNGGYSGWVEAGFPTSRDVPSERAGQWQPSPRLEWVTSYDVVASQRRHLTVIDARAPERFRGEVEPIDPVAGHIPGAINVPYQSLMSGPARFPEKDALVARLPVLSPSRPVIYCGSGVSACVNVLAFYRVGRQPVLYAGSWSDWISHPGALIERGEPKDHSR, via the coding sequence TTGCAATCGATTCCTCTTCATGATATGACCGATCCTCTCGTCGAACCCAAGACGCTGTGGCAGTGGCTATCGGCGGCGGTACCGGGCGTCATTGTGGCGGATTGCCGTTATCGTTTGACGGATCCGGCGGCCGGATATCAACTCTATCAGGCCGGCCATATTCCCGGCGCCTACTTTTTGGATTTAAATCGGGATTTATCCGGCCCGCCGGGAGTAACCGGCGGCGGTCGGCATCCGCTGCCCGATGCGGCAGCCTTTCGCCGAACCATGGAGCGGTTGGGTCTGACGCCGGACCATTGGGTCATCGCGTATGACGATGAAGGGTCGGGCGCTGCCCGGCTGTGGTGGCTATTGAAATTTTATGGCCATGACCGGGTGGCGGTGCTCAACGGAGGGTATTCCGGCTGGGTTGAGGCCGGGTTCCCGACGAGTCGGGACGTCCCCTCCGAACGGGCGGGGCAGTGGCAGCCCTCCCCCCGGTTGGAATGGGTGACCAGTTATGATGTGGTTGCGAGTCAACGCCGGCATCTGACCGTTATTGATGCCCGGGCACCCGAGCGGTTTCGGGGGGAGGTCGAACCGATTGATCCGGTCGCCGGCCACATCCCCGGCGCGATAAACGTACCGTATCAATCGCTCATGTCGGGCCCGGCTCGTTTTCCCGAGAAAGACGCGTTAGTCGCTCGCTTGCCCGTCTTGTCCCCATCTCGACCGGTCATTTATTGCGGCTCCGGCGTCTCGGCGTGTGTCAATGTCTTGGCGTTTTACCGGGTCGGCCGGCAGCCGGTATTATATGCCGGGAGTTGGAGCGACTGGATTAGCCATCCCGGCGCTCTTATCGAACGGGGGGAACCCAAAGATCATTCACGGTAA